Proteins encoded within one genomic window of Pongo pygmaeus isolate AG05252 chromosome 6, NHGRI_mPonPyg2-v2.0_pri, whole genome shotgun sequence:
- the LOC134739823 gene encoding septin-7-like translates to MFVTTWHCLLLRLKPLDTEFMKHLHEKVNIIPLIAKADTLTPEECQQFTKQMMKEIQEHKIKIYEFPETDDEEENYLVEKIKLQQHHEQMKKNLEARHKELEKKRRQFEDEKANWEAQQRILEQQNSSRTLEKNKKKGKIF, encoded by the coding sequence ATGTTTGTAACTACGTGGCATTGCCTTTTGTTGAGACTTAAACCATTGGATACTGAGTTTATGAAACATTTgcatgaaaaagtgaatatcatcCCACTTATTGCCAAAGCAGACACACTCACACCAGAGGAATGCCAACAGTTTACAAAACAGATGATGAAAGAAATCCaagaacataaaattaaaatatatgaatttccAGAAACagatgatgaagaagaaaattatCTTGTTGAAAAGATAAAGCTCCAGCAGCACCatgagcaaatgaaaaagaatttggaAGCACGGCacaaagaattagagaaaaaacGTCGACAGTTTGAGGATGAGAAAGCAAACTGGGAAGCTCAACAACGTATTTTAGAACAACAGAACTCTTCAAGAACCTtggaaaagaacaagaagaaagggaagatctTTTAA